The sequence ACCCTCCTGCGGCGGAGCTACCGGCGGCGGGTCGAGGAGGAGAAGCTCGCGGCCATGGGCACCGCCACCGCGCGGATCCTGCACCAGATCAAGAACCCCCTCCAGACCATCGTCCTGCACTCCGACCTCCTCCTGGACGAGGGGATCATCGCGGACCCGGTTGCGCGGCAGGAGGTCTGCGAGGCCATCATCGGCGAGTCGCAGCGCCTGGTGGCGATGCTCAACGAGCTCTCGGTGTACGCCTCCGGGGCGCGCCGGGCGCTCGCCCGCGAGCCGCTGGCGCTGCACGACATGCTGCGGCACCTGGCCCGGCAGGAGGAGCGCGAGGGCGAGGAGCGCGGGATCCGGGTGGACGCCTCCGCCGTCTCGGAGGCCGTCGTCCTGGGCGACGCCTACTACCTGCGGCAGGCGCTCGACAACCTGATCCGCAACGCGTGCGAGGCCATGAGCGGGCGGGAGGGCTCCCTCCTGATGCTGGGGGTGGACCGGGTGGGCGGGATGGCCGCCATCCGGGTGGCGGACAACGGGCCCGGGATCCCGCCGGAGCGGCTGGAGGGGATCTTCCAGCCCTTCGTGTCCACCAAGGGGAAGGGGATGGGGCTGGGGCTCTCCATCTGCAAGGAGATCGTGGAGGGGCACGGCGGGCGCATGGAAGTGCAGTCGGAGCCCGGGGCGGGGACGA comes from Longimicrobiaceae bacterium and encodes:
- a CDS encoding HAMP domain-containing sensor histidine kinase; translated protein: MLFALAQQQTELPNIQLLFFVNVVVVVSVVLFASGVVITLLRRSYRRRVEEEKLAAMGTATARILHQIKNPLQTIVLHSDLLLDEGIIADPVARQEVCEAIIGESQRLVAMLNELSVYASGARRALAREPLALHDMLRHLARQEEREGEERGIRVDASAVSEAVVLGDAYYLRQALDNLIRNACEAMSGREGSLLMLGVDRVGGMAAIRVADNGPGIPPERLEGIFQPFVSTKGKGMGLGLSICKEIVEGHGGRMEVQSEPGAGTTFTLLLPLYEGAPVAVRG